CATTGAAAAGTGGAGGTAAGATGAACAATATCTTCTCTGATGAATTGGATAACAGGCCCGAGAGAATCGGCATTGGGTGTTACAGAAAAATAGAGAGCTCCGCGAATAAAATGCCGGGTACTGTCGGTAAGGAAAAACTGGACCGATGAGGCGGCATTTCCTTCAATATCATAAAGAATTCCATATACCTTTTTTTCGGGATAGCTAATGGGCAATTCCCCGATAGCATCGGCCTTGATGGTGTGTTTATAAACAAAAGAACGCGCATCTTCAGTGAGTTCGGGCAGATTTTTCTTTATTTGCTTATAGCTCATATGGATGGTGGCATGGAACTGTTCAAAACGGACGTTCATCCAGCAGGGTTCAGCATCTTTGCTTTCATCGGGTATAACCGATGCATAAATTGGAAATTCGAACGCGAACGGACAAGCTGAACGATAGGTCCGGTATTGCTTTTCAGGCAGGTCGATACGAAAGTATCCGCGTGGTTTGGGAGTATAGTGTTTACGGCACCCCTGGCTCAGAACCAATAAAGGGATCAACAGCAAAACGGCAGAACGGATTTGTTTAAAAAGCATATTGTCAGGGCTTGATGGTTACTCTCACCGAATTGATTTTTCGGTCGTCAGCCGATTCAATCAGGAAATAAAATCGTCCGTATGTCAGAGCGGTTCCTTTTGCCGGCAGTTCTCCTTTGATTTCCAGTATCAATCCGGCCAGGGTGTCGGCTTCTCCTTTCACGGAATCAAATTCCGACATGGGGGTTGCGGTAATCCTGCAAAAGTCGTGAAGAAGAATTTTGCCACTGAAAACATATTCATTGTCAGAGACTTTGACATAATCGGGAGGAGATTCATCGTCGCTCTCATCAACTATATCGCCAATAATTTCTTCGAGGATGTCTTCCAGGGTTACCAGGCCGCTTGTTCCTCCGTATTCGTCAATTACTATGGCCATATGGATTTTGTTGCGCTGGAAATCGTGCAGGAGGTCGCTGATTTTTTTTGTTTCC
This genomic interval from Bacteroidales bacterium contains the following:
- the gldD gene encoding gliding motility lipoprotein GldD yields the protein MLFKQIRSAVLLLIPLLVLSQGCRKHYTPKPRGYFRIDLPEKQYRTYRSACPFAFEFPIYASVIPDESKDAEPCWMNVRFEQFHATIHMSYKQIKKNLPELTEDARSFVYKHTIKADAIGELPISYPEKKVYGILYDIEGNAASSVQFFLTDSTRHFIRGALYFSVTPNADSLGPVIQFIREDIVHLTSTFQWLN